One Natronomonas gomsonensis genomic window, TGCCGACCCCGAAGAGAAGTCCGTGCTCACGGGTCCGAGCGAGTTCGCGTCCGCGGCCGACCGGATGGCGCCGTCCAGTTGTCGTTGCGAGGCGCGTTCGACCGCCCGGTACCACTCCTCGGGCGTCGACGCCTCGGGGTCGAGCTGCCGGGCGATGTTCGAGGCCGGACTCATCGTCGAGGTGACCCGGAGTCGGTCGTGGGTTTCGAGTCGCTGTTGGGTCTTCAACATCCGAAGCAGGCTCGGCTTCGAGAGGACGTTCCGGTCGTCTTCGATGAACACGTTGGCGTTGCTGCCGCCTGAGGCCCGTGCCCCGCCGTCGAAGTTCTCCTGCATGTCTTCGAGGGCTTCGGCCTCTTCGAGGTTCTCGGTGAACTGGTCGGTGCCGGCTTGCTGTTCGCCGCCGCCGCCCAACCCGGCGGCGAAGACGCCCGTCAGGACGATGAAGGCGAGGACGACCCGCAGCGGTCGCTCGGAGACGATGGTGGTGATGCGACGGCTCAGCGGGTCGATTCGCTCCGTGTCGTGGGATTCAGGGCCGTCGACCATCGGTCAGTTCCGGCGCCGCCACCAGAGTCCCGCACCGACGACGAGAACGGCGACGACGCCGACGGCGATGGGGACGACGGGCGGCCCCTCGTCGGTCGTCTCGGGTTCCTCGACGGAGACTGCCTGCTGGTATGTGTCCGAGAGCGTGCTCTCGCCGCGGCGGTTGTCGTACTGGAAGTCGAGTTCGACGGGGTAGGTCTTGGCCATCGCGCCGCCGGCCGCCGACAGCGAAAACCGCAACTCGCCGGACTCGCCGGGCTCCAACTCGGAGATGAACGCCTCGTCGCTCGACGTCGACAGCGGGCTGTTGGCGTACAGTCGGGCGTCGATGTTCGAGAGCGTCTCCGGGCGCTCGTTCGTTATCGTGACGACGAGGTCACTCGACCCGCCTGCCTCGACGGTGGCGTTCTCGGCCGTGACCGAGAACTCTCCACGGCGTTCGTCGACGACGACCCGCTCGGAGATGGGCCCGGCGGTGACCGTCGACTCGCCCTCGTTTGCGTACTCGACGCTGAACCGGACCTGTCTCGGGCCGGCCAACGCCTGCCCGCTCACCTCGGTCGGGAAGGCGAACTCGGCTGCCTCGCCGCTGTCGAGTTCGGGCAGGGCGTATCGGCCCTCCTCGACGAACAGCGAATCGCTCGCCGGTTCGATGACCAACACGCCGTCGGAGACCGGCCGCGGACCCTCGTTGCGGAGCGTCCCGGTGATGTTGCCGGCGTAGCCGACCGACAGCGTCTCTTCGAGCCCCTCGATGTCGAAGGACTGCTCGGAAAGCGGGTCGAGGTGGCCGACGACCGGGTCCGATTGGGCCTCGGCGCCGTCGGTGTTCGTGTAGTCGACGGTCGCTTCGATGGGTTTGGCGCCGGTCGCGACGCCCTCGGCGACGGCCGCCTCGACCGTCACGGTCACTGACTCGTCGGGTGCGAGGTCGCCGACGAACGAGCGGGCTTCGCCGGTGCCGAGCGTCACGCCGCCGCTTCCGCGGAGCGTCACCCGCGTCGCGTTGGCTCGCTCAGAGCCGACGTTTTCGATGGTGACATCCGCGTCGCCGGAGGTACCGGGCTGGACGTCGGTGTCGACGTCCGTGATGGCGAACCGCGGTTCGGAGACGACACGGATATCGACGGTGTGTCGCTCCGTCTCGGTTTCTCGCTGCTGGCCGGACACCGAGGAGGTTTGCTCGACGTAGGAGTACCGCACCTTCACGTCTAGCTCGTAGGTTCCCGGCTCGGTCCCTTCGGGAACGACGACCTGGAACGGCGTCGTCGCGAGGGAACCATCCGCGATGGTGCCGACCGCGGTTCGTCCGGTCCGAACGTCGAGCGGACCCTCGCCGTCGGCCGCGACGGACACCGCCCTCGCGGCGAGCACTTCCTCGCTACGGGACCCGGTGTCGAGGTCGCCGCTGTTCTGGAGTTGGATGTCGATTCGCGTGTCGCTGCCCGGCGTGACATCGGCGTCGGGCGCGTACACCGAGATGTCCGGTTCACCGCGCGTGAAATCGCGCTGGGTCTGTTGGCCGACGACTGCACCGGCCGAGACGGTCAGACAGACGAACAGGACGGCGACGGCGACCGCCACCAGGGACCTACGAACCACGGTTCGGACCTCTGTCGGCGGTCGGTTCGTCGGCAGTGCGACACGTGGAGGGGCGTCGGCGGGGGCGGACGGCACTCGCTGGCATTACCGGCACGGTTATGCGCCGGGACAATAGCCGTTTTGATTGAATGTTCAATCAATTCGGCTCGCCTCGCCCGTCGGCGACGACCGTCGGCCGCTCCCCCGACGGCCACTCGATACTTGTCGGGGCGGACGCTACGAGGTTGCAGTGATGGAGTTCTTCGAGGACGCCTCAACGACGCGTGAGGAGATTCTGGCTGCGGCCTACGAGGCGCTGTGTCGGCACGGCTACAGCGACCTGACCGTCGAGAAAATCGGCGACCACTTCGAGAAGAGCACGTCGCTGGTGTATCACCACTACGACGGGAAGGACGAACTGCTGTTGGCGTGTCTGGAGTTCGTCTTGGACCGCTACGACGAGACGTTCGCCGAGGCGGAGTCGGGCGAGCCGCGGGCAAGACTCGAAGAGCCGCTTGCGGTGTTTCTCGTCAGCGAACTGCCCGACGAACAGTTCAGATTCATGCGCGCACTCGTCGAACTCCGCGCCCAGGCGGCCCACGACGAACGGTACCGGGAGTACTTCACCCGAAGCGACCGCCTGTTCCAGGCCCGTCTGACCGAACTCGTCGAGGCCGGCGTCGACGCCGGAGCGTTCCGTGATGTCGACCCCGAGGCCGTCGCCGCGACGATACAGACCGTCTTGGCCGGTGCGCTCGTCCGGACTACGACCTCCAACGACGACGAGTGGCTCGAAGCCGTCCGCGAGGAGGTCATCGCGTGTCTCGAAGCGCGACTCTACCGTCCGGACGGGGCCTGAACTGCCTATTCGAAGTCCTCCAACTCGAACTTCTGGACCTTCCCGGTCGTCGTCCGCGGGAGTTCGTCGACGAAGTTGACCTCCCGTGGGTGTTTGTACGCCGCGAGGTTCTCGAGGGCGTACTCCTTGATTTCCTCCGCGGTCACCTCGGCGTCGGGTCGCTTGACGACGAAGGCGGTGACCGTCTCCCCGCGGCGCTCGTCGGGGACGCCGACGACGGCGGCGTCGGCGATATCGGGGTGTTCGAACAGCAACTCCTCGACTTCACGGGGATAGACGTTGTAGCCGCCCGTGACTATCATGTGCTTTTCGCGGTCGACAATGAAGAAGAAGCCGTCCTCGTCGTAGTAGCCGAGGTCGCCGGTGTGGAACCAGCGGGTGCCGTTTTCATGGGTGAACGCCTCCTCGTTCGCGCCCGGGCGGTTGTAGTACTCCTTCATCACGTTCGGCCCGGAGACGACGATTTCGCCGACCACGTCGTCGAGTGCCGTCTCGTCGTCGACGGGGCCGCGCTCGACGGGGTCGACCTCCTCGAAGTTGTGGTCGACGACCTTCGACTCGACGCCGGGCAGCGGCTTGCCGATGGAACCGGGACGGCGGTCGTCCGGCCGGTTGGCGTGGGTGACCGGTGCCGTCTCGGTCAGGCCGTACCCTTCCATGAGGTCGGGTTCGAACGTCTCCTCGAACTGTCGCATGACCTCGAGCGGGAGGCTGGAGCCGCCGGCGTTGGCGAACCGAACCGAGGCGAGGTCGTACTCTTCGGCCGCGGGGTGGTTCACGAGGTCGTTGAACATCGCGGGAACGCCGTGGAACAGTGTGATACCTTCCGACTCGACGAGTTCCAGCGCGGCCTCGGCGTCCCACTCGGCCATCGGCCAGTAGCTGCCGCCCTCGTACAGCGTCGCCAGCATCGTCACCGTCATCCCGTAGATGTGGAACAGCGGGAGAACGCCGAGCATCTTGTCGTCGTCGTAGATGCCGTCGTGAATCTTCGGGGAGGCACGCGCCTCGAAGGCGAGGTTCCGGTGGGTCAGAAGGACGCCCTTCGGGGTGCCGGTCGTCCCGGAGGTGTACGGCTGACACGCCACGTCGTCGTCGTCGCGGTCGACGACATCGAGTTCCTCGTCGGCGAGGAACGCATCGAATTCGACGGCGCCGTCGGCGTCGCCGCCGACGCTGACGATGGTGTGAACGTCGGTGTCGTCCTGTACCTCCTGGACCTGCGGGACGAGGTCTGCGAGGGCGACGACGGCCGTCGCGCCGCTGTCGCCGAGCAGGTGGCTGATTTCGCGGGACTTGTACTGGGGATTCATCGGGACGACGATGCCGCCGGCCCGGAGAATCCCGTGGAAGGCGATTACGTACTGCGGGAGGTTCGGGAGATAGACGCCGACGCGGTCGCCGGGTTCGACACCCGAATCCGCGAGAGCTTTGGCGAATCGACCGGTCTGTGCCCAGAACTCGGCGTAACTGAGTTCTTGGCCCCGGAAGCCGATTGCCGTGGCCTCGGGCATCTCCGCGGCGCGCTGTTCGATGTCGGCAAGCAGATTCGTCATCACTCTCCCGTATCGGTCACCACGGGGTAAATCTTGCTTCACAGAACGGGAGTTTACCCTACGTCGGCGATGACCCCTCGGCCGCCGGAAGTCGAAGAACCACCGTCGCGCCGCGGTCGGCGGGGTTTCGGATGTCGAGTTGCCCGCCAGCGTTCATCACTGCCCACCGAATCAGCCACAGCGTGACGCCCTGAAGGTGCTCTAGCGGGCGTTCCGCGCCGCTGGCCAGCGCCCGCCGTTCGCGTTCGGAGAACCCGGGCCCGTCGTCGTTGACACGGAGTTCGACCCACTCCCGGTCGTCCGTGTCATCGACCTCGATGTCCACTCGGGGGGTGGGTACGTCCGTGTGTTTGACCGCGTTCTCGACGAGATGTTCCAGACAGAGCCGAATCGTCGCGGGGCAGACTGCCGGGGAGGCTCCGGGCGCCGAGATGTCGATGTCGGCGTCGGGGTAACTCTCGCGGAGTTCCTCGCCCACCTCGCGGACGAACGCCGAAAGGTCGAGTTCCTGTGTCTGTGGTTTGGTGGGGTCGATGCTTCGGTTGAACGCGCGGGCCGCGTCGGCAATCGCCAGCAGGTCCGACGCCGCGGTATCGATGTCGTCGGCTATCGCCGCCACCTCCTCGTCGCCGTCGTCTTCGAGGAGTTCCGCCAGTCCCGTGACGATGTTCAGTTTATTACGGATGTTGTGTCGGAAGATTCGGTCGAGAACCGACAGGCGGTTTTGGTACTCCTGGATTCGCGTGATGTCACGACTGACAGCGATGATTCGCTCGCCGTAGTCGTCGGTCGCCTCCAGCCGTTGAAATCGGAACTGGAAGACGGTCGAGTTCCCGTCGGGGCCGGCCGTCGTGAGCTCCGCCGTTTGGGAGTTCCCGCCGCCCCGAACCGCGGCTATCGCCGTTCGCAACTTCGCGGCCTGTTTGCCCTCGAATAGGTTCGGAGCGGGCATTTTCACCGGAATCTCCCCATCGACGCCGAAGGCGGCTTTGGCTGCCGCGTTCGTCTCCACGATACGACCGTTTACGTCGAGCACCAAAACCGGGTCCTCGGTGGCCTCGAATATTCGTAGATGCTGTTCTAGCAACCGCTCCCGTTGCTTACGCTCGGTAACGTCACGTTGGAAGCCGAGGAAGTGCGTCACCTTGCCGTCCTCACCACGCACGGGCATGATATCGAGGTCGTTCCAGAACTGCTCGCCGGAGCGCCGGTAGTTGCGGATTTCGACCGACACCGGCCGCTCGTCAGCCAGCGCCGACCGCATCTTATCGACGGTCGCCTCCTCGGTGTTCTCGCCCTGCAGGAACCGACAGTTCCGGCCGATGACTTCCTCGCGGTCGTACCCGGTGGTTTCGAGGAACCCCTCGTTGACGTAGACGAGCGGTAGGTCGTCTTCGCTCGCGTCGGCGATGCTGATGCCGATACCGGCGCCGTCTATCGCGCGCTCGTACAGTTCGAGTTCCCGCTGGCGCTGCCGTGACTCCACCGAGTGTTCTCGCGTCGCCAACAGCCCATCGATTCGGGAGCGAATCGCTTGCCTCGGCGCCGGAATGGGCTGAATGCCGTCGAGCAACTCACCGACAGAATCGCCGTGGCGTCGCCACGCCTCGTCGACGGAGTCGGTCGTCAGCAGCAACACCGGCGCCGTGGCCGGGCGTTCGCGTTCTTTCCACGCCGACAGCGCCTCGCGAAACGCCGCGAGGCCGTCGGCATCGACGATACAGAGGTCGGTCCGCTCCGGAATCGGGTCGGCTACGTCCGTCACCTCGAACGTCGAGAGGAGCGATTCCAACAGTTCTCTGTCCCGTGGTTGGGCGACGCCGAGGGCGATTCGCGGCGTCCGCTCGGCGAACCACTCGCCGCTGTCGGAGCGCCGATGCGTCCGCGGCGACGAGCCATCCAAGGGTGCCATCAGCCCGACTCGTCGGTTCGCTCGGGGATGCCGGTGAGAATGCCGCGCATCCCGGTCAGTTTCGGCCCGACCTCGACGCCATCTTCGGATATCGACATTTCACGAAGCGACTGCTCGAAGTCACCGAAGCGCTTCTTCAACACGCCGACGGTCTTCCGAATCCCGCCGTCGATTTCCATATATCGGAGGAAGACGATGTTGTCGGCGAGGTAGCTAATCTGCTCGTCGGTCGCCGAGAGGTCGCCGGTGATGTTCTCGACCTCCTCGAGGAGGAGGACGGTGACGCCCATCCGCTTGAGGTAGCGACACAGCGCGTGGAGTTCCCGGGTGAGTTCGGCCTGGGAATCATCGCCACGAAGGCCGAGTCGGTAGCCGGTGATGCCGTCAATCATGACGATTTGGGCATCCTCCTCTTCGACGGCCGTCCGGACGTGATGGGCGAACTCGTCGGGACTCTGTGCGAGTGACTCGATTTCCTCGATTCGAACGGCACCCGTCTCGACGAGCGATTCGATGTCGATATTGATTTCACCGGACCGGTGCAGATAATCGGACTCTAGTTCCTCGAAGAGGTAGCCGAACGCCTGTTCGCCGCGGTTGCCGGCGGCTTCCAGAAACAGCGACCCGAGTGTCGTCTTGCCGGCACCCGACGGTCCGGAGAGGACGGTGACCGACCCTCGTTCGATACCGCCGCCGAGAAGCCGGTCGAGTTCCGGAAGCCCCGAGGAGAGTTGGTCCCGGGTGTGTTCGCGATGGAAATTCCCGGGGGCGAGTTTCGGATACACGCGACCGCCATCGTCGGACCGGATGCGGTAGGTGTGTCGGCCGTCGGCGGAGCCCGAACCGCGGAACTTCGTCACTTCGAGCGAGCGGTGGTCGGTCGTCCGCTGGATTTCAATCGTCAAATCGCCGAGGAACTTGAGGTCCTGTTCGACCCGACCACTCGTCGGTTGGGTCGTACACAGCGTCGTCGTCCCGCGCTCTTTGAGTTCGTTGATGAGCGAGGAGATGTTGCGGCGGAACTGGTACTCGTCGGGCAGCAGCGACCGGAGTTCCGACAGCGGGTCGATGACGAGCCGCTCCGGTGATTCCTCGTCGATGGCCGTCGCGATGCGCTCCAGTAAGTCCTCTCCCTCGACCTCGTCGGCCGGGAACACCGTATAGGAGTCCTCCGAGAAGAACCGCTCGCCGCCGGCGCTGAGGTCGAGTATCGTCACGTCCGAGAGGTCGATGCCGAGCAGTTCGGCGTTCCGTCTGATGTCGGCCTCCCGTTCCTCGAAGCCGATATAGAGACTCGCCCCGTCGGCCGCGGTGAGAAACTGCAAGGCGAGAACCGTCTTGCCCGTCCCCGGACCGCCGTTTATTATTCCCGTCTGGCCACTGAGAAAGCCACCCTGCAGCACCTCGTCCAAGCCCGGTGTACCTGACGGGACACGCCGGTCATCGCTGTCCATGTCTTATAAATACATGTTATCAAATGTTAATGTTTTCGGCCATAAAATAAATGTTTCACTGTGAGTGACGGTGGGTTCAACGTGGTTTTCCGGTCTCCAGCGGCGCCAGTCGATGGCTGCCGGCACACCAATAGTTAGGATGCTCTCGATACTGGTGGAGGTATGCCCACCGTTCAACTCGTTCGTCACGCCACGCTGCTCGTCACGTTGGGGGAGACGACGTTCCTCGTCGACCCGATGCTCGGCGAACCGGGCGACATCCCGCCGATTCCGAACACGCCCAACGACCGCGAGAACCCGCTCGTCGAACGCCCGGACGTCGACCTCACACACGACGCGGTCGTCGTCACCCACCGTCACCGCGACCACTTCGACGACGCCGCCCGGGAGTTCCTCGACCGCGAGGTACCGCTGTTCTGTCATCCCGAGGAGGCCGACGAGTTCCTCGAGGAGGGCTTCGAGGACGTCCGACCGCTCGATATCCACCACTCGTTCGGCGACGTGATACTCGAACCGACGCCGGCCCGCCACGGCCACGGCGAGTTGGCAGAGAAGATGGCGCCCGTCCTCGGCGTCGTCTTCGAGGGCGCGGAGTCGCTGTATCTCGCCGGCGACACAGTCTGGTACGACGCCGTCGCCGAAACCATCGATGCCTACGACTTCGACGCCGTCGTCGTCAACGCCGGCGGGGCCCGGTTCGTCGAGGGCGAACCCATCACGATGGACGAAGACGACGTTGCGTCGGTCCGGGCGGCCGTCGACGACGACGTGCCCGTTATCGCCGACCACATGGACGCTATCAACCACTGCTTGGTCACGCGGGCCGACCTGCGAGCGGCCGTCGAGGGCGTGACGATACCTGAAGATGGTGAGACGGTCGAGTTCTGAGGCGAGAAATATATCGTCTCGGTAACGTTTTCACGGGCCCTTTCGTAAGTCACCTCCATGCTGGTGGCGGCGGGGATGATGGTGTTCGGCGTGGCTCTCGTGGCAGCCATCTCACAAACGACGGGCCTCCGGGTCGGCGGCGTGATGGTCGTCCCGTTGGTAGCGGTGTACACGTTCCGAGAGCTGTGGACGCCGGTCGTCTTTCTTGGGGGTGCGGTCGCTGCCTTCACCGCGCTGTACGCCGTCCGGGAGTTCACGCTGTGGTACGGGCGCGAACCGCTGTTGGTAGCAATCGCGACCGGCGCACTCGCCAGCATCGCCGCCGTCCTCGCAGTGGACCGACTCACGACGACAACACTGGTCTTCCGCGATGCCGAAATCGTCGGGAGCATCTTCCCCGGTATCGCCGCCTACAACCTGATGCGCATCGACGCCGACCGCCGACGCGTCGACCTCCTCGTTGCGGTCGGGACGTACCTCGCGGTCGTCGCCGTCGGTGTCGTCGGATTGGTCGTTTCGGCCGTCGTCGAACCCGGGATACCGCCGGTCGTCTTCGCCGAGGGTGTCCCCGCGGTGGAGTTGCTCGGACTCGACGCGCCACGAGGTCGGTTCCCGCGTGCCGTCCCGCAGGCGGTCGTCGTCTCGCTCGTTCTCGCCGACCTCGTCGTTTACGAGGGCGTCCGCCGACGGTACGACATCTCGCTGGCTGGCGTCGTGTTGGTGCCGCTGTTGGCGGTGTTTTCGGCGCGACTCGGCGTGGCGTTTTTCCTCTATGCGCTGTTCGCGACGGCGACGTTCCTCGTCACGACGGGGGCGTACTGGTCGATGCTGCTGTACGGGCGAAACTTACTGGCGGTCGCTCTCGTGGTCGGGACGGGGCTTGCCATCGGCGCCGCGCTGTCGAACCCCAACATTCCGGGGCTGTTGTTGCTGTTCGTCGGGCTGTTTGCGGGTGTCGGCTCGTACAACCTCCATCGGACCGCACCGCCGGTCCGCAGTGCCAGCATCTCGCTCAGTGCGGGACTGTTCGTTCTCATGTACGGTGCGCTGTTGGTCGTCATCTCGCCCGAAGCCAGCGGCCTCGCGTCGCCGTTGCGGTGGTACCACGTCGCCATCGGTGCGGCAGCGCTCGCCGTCGCTGCTCGGGACCTGTATCGACTCGAACGGGAGCGCGCCGACGGGGACGCAATCGAGGCGGCGTCGGTGTTCTCGGAGGTGTCGGGATGACCCTCCGAGGGGCCTTCGGTCGCGCCCGGGACGCCCTCACCCGCGGCCGAAAGCACTTCCAGCGCGTCCACGAAGCCGACCGCCGGGTCGTCGTCTCCGGTGTTCGCGGGAAATCGACGCTGGTGCGGTGGCTCCACGATGCACTCACGGCACAGGGCATCGACACCTTCGCCAAAGTGACCGGCGACCACCCCTACGTGTTGGTCAACGGCGAGCGCCACGCCGCCGACCGCGACGGCATCACCCGACTGTACGAGAACGAACGACTGTACGCCGAACACGGCCCGACAGAGGCCGTCATCGCCGAGAATCAGGGCATTCGCGAATACACAACCCGACTCGCAAGCGAGCGGTGGGACCCGGAGGTCGTCGTATTGCTCAACGTCCGACGCGACCACCTCGGGACGCTCGGCGAGGACCTTGAGGACATCGCACGAGCGTTCGCACGAACGGTCCCCGACGGACGACACGTCGTCTGTGGCGACCGAAACGAGGCCATCGTCGAGTATCTTCGGGACCGCCTCGAACCCCGCGGCGTCGAGTTCACCCACGTCGACCCGCCGGCGGAGTACGACGTATTGGGCGCCCGGACCGCCTTCGCTATCGACCCTATTCTCCGAGAACTCGGCTGTGAGCCGATGGGTCGGGACCACGCCGTCGAGTTGCTGTCGTCGTTGCGGTCGTCGTGGACGTGGCGACGACTAGAGGGTGGCGGCCTCGCGTGTAACGCCGCCAGCCTCAACGACATCGAGAGCACCGAACACCTCCGCCGACATCTCGTCGAGGCGCTGGACGATTCCACCATCGAACCGGTCTGTTATCTCCGCCGGGACCGAGCGGGCCGGACGGCTTCCTACATCCGCTACGCCGAGTGGCTCTACGACCACGACCTCATCGATCGGGTCCACGTCGTCGGTCCTCACCGTAGCCTGTTCCGCCGTCGCGCCGACCTGCCGGTCATCGTTCACGACGAGACCGAACGGACGGCAATCGAGGTACTCGACACCGCCCTCGGTGGGGGCCACCCGGTCGTCTTCATGGCCAACACCGTCGCACCGCTGATGCGGGAGGTGGAATCCGAACTCGAAGCACGGACCGTCGGACGGCATAGTGCCGGCGAGTGGGAACTCACGAACGAGGCGTGATTCGGTGGGTTCTACCGCGTCGGTCCTGTACCCCCGACGATGACACGGCCACCGACTCGCGTCGAGAACGCCGCGCTGTTGGTACTCGGTGGCCTCGGCTACGGGGCGCTGCTGTTCGTCTGGTTTTCGCTGCCCGCCTACCTCCAACCCGTCATCGAGGACCTCGGATTGACCGGGACCCAGGCGGGCGTGCTGGCGGGGGCGGTGCCGCTGACCTACATCCCGCTGGGGCTCGCGAGCGGTCTGCTCGTCGACCGACTCGGCGCGCGAGTGGGCGTCGGTTTGGGTATCGCACTCGCCGGCGTCGGGCAGTTGAGCCGGTCGTTTGCTCCCGAATTCCCGTCGATGCTGGCGCTGACGCTGTTGCTCGGCGTCGGCGCGACGGGGCTCACCTTCGGGTTGCCCAAACTCGCCTCGGAGTTGTACCCCGCCGACCGCGTGGGGCGGGCGGCGTCGGTGTATCTCGTCGGCTCCTACGTCGGCAGCGCGACCGTCTTCGCGTTCGGCCGCCCCGTCATCGGCCCGGCGCTGGGCGGGTGGCGGCCGCTGTTTCTGTACAGCGGCGTCGGGACGCTCGTCGTCGCCGTCCTCTGGGCCGCCGCCGTGTGGTACGTCCCGGCCGGACGCCACGAGACCGATGAGGACGACGCCCTCACGCTTGCCTCGCTGGCCGATGACGTTCGGGCCGTCCTCGGCCACCGCGACCTCCGACTGCTCGTCCTGTTGGGGACGATGTACCTGTTCGTCCTCCACGGAATACAGGGGTGGCTGGTGACGATACTCGAAACGCGGGGGGTCTCGGCGGACCTCGCGGGAACCATCGCCAGCACTCTCGTCGTCGGACAGGTCGTCGGCGTGTTGGCGATTCCCGCTCTCGCAGAGCGCTTCGGT contains:
- a CDS encoding MFS transporter, whose product is MTRPPTRVENAALLVLGGLGYGALLFVWFSLPAYLQPVIEDLGLTGTQAGVLAGAVPLTYIPLGLASGLLVDRLGARVGVGLGIALAGVGQLSRSFAPEFPSMLALTLLLGVGATGLTFGLPKLASELYPADRVGRAASVYLVGSYVGSATVFAFGRPVIGPALGGWRPLFLYSGVGTLVVAVLWAAAVWYVPAGRHETDEDDALTLASLADDVRAVLGHRDLRLLVLLGTMYLFVLHGIQGWLVTILETRGVSADLAGTIASTLVVGQVVGVLAIPALAERFGRRRATLVACAAVACLGVVGLLAEPAAVLLLVVPVVAIGLGMGGLSPLIRAVPVELEGIGPKLTGTAVGVVFAVGEIGGFLGPVVIGALRDATGTFTPGIAAAAVGTLVAAAGGAAMSSLDD